One Dioscorea cayenensis subsp. rotundata cultivar TDr96_F1 chromosome 19, TDr96_F1_v2_PseudoChromosome.rev07_lg8_w22 25.fasta, whole genome shotgun sequence genomic window, ttatgcttttgtgTCAGTTTGAGTCTATACTATGTTTTCAGCTTAAttaaagtggtttatccaccctttcaaaaaaaaaaaaattatagaaaggTGTATATATATGCTAATTTTTTATACGTTGATGATGATAGTTGAAGTTATCTTTGAAAAACATACATTGACTACtctatttttatacatatatccAAACAtgtcaaatgaaaaagaaaattaagcaTGCAGAgttgggttttgtttttattttttattttttaacaaagtgGACTCattaagaaatttattaaaaagtcaaatattcagttatatatatgataaaaaaaaagtaataattaaactTTACCTTTTTTAATGCCTGTGGCATTCTTGGGAACACAATTCATTAAAGAGCCAAATATATACTATTTGCAGTTATAAATTAGGTTCTTTGTCTTCCATAACATTGAGacatttctgtttttatttctaTCAGACAACTGAACAGAACAAATCCATGTGCCCAACCTGAAATTTGTGTAACTACATTGCCGATGTTGCATTGCAATATATAATTTGCTGCTATATATGATCTGATTAATTGCAAATTGGCATTCTTTGCATTGAAATTTCTTGCTCATGGTGAAAATGCAAGACCAGTACCGGTTTTTTTCAGTAGATTAAGGATTAATTAGTTATGTTGGCATTTAGAGCCTATGAGACACTTTTGAGGCCATCAGTGGGAAACTTAGAATTACACCAGACATCCATTCTTATAATGCTTTAATTTGTGCATTCGGAAAAGCTTATAAATGGTTTGGATGGCATACGTAACTCAAAGGTGTCACTAGTTAGTTGTTTCAAAGctgctttctctctctctctctctctctttgtaaTAGTCTAATAGATGATAATATGGTACAAGATCTCTTCCACTCCTAAAAGCAACCTTGCACTAATTCCAAAGATCTCTTGTGTTCACTATTGAACAAATTTCCCATCCAGTAAGTAAATGATCATATTGAAAGGGAAGGGGTGCATAATACTGGCTCCTCACCACTAGTGGATTGCGGGTGATTACTAGTCTCATTTTTTTGACTACTATGTTATGTAAATAAATTGAACCCTTTGTTACCAATATATGTTCTATGTCATTGTAATTTTTCAGGAACTCAGGAGAAAAGAGTATTCCAACACAATGGGCATCTGAAGCAATGGACTTTCCAGTTATTCCAACACAACAAAGCATAACAAATACTCCAAATTAAACAAGCCTTGCTCCAAACTTGCTCTATGAATTTTGGGGGGGTTCAAATCTGTATGAATGGCATTCAGGATCACATTCAAGGATGATTTCATTCTGTTTTTGGTTGATTACATGAAGCAATGGACTTTCAAGTTATTACAACACAAACTGTACTGATTTGATTTGACTGAACTTGTATTGATGAACAAGTTTGAAATCACTTTGCTGATGAGCATGAATGGTTTGGCGCaatttaaatttgtgattttaaaACTTACCATGGGTAATTTTACTGTTGTGtttataatgaaatttttttattgtgaaaatGGAATGTTGACAATGTATGATGGACTAAAAGGACATAGTCACCTTAATATGGGGACTAATTATGGTATTCTACTGATTTTCTTTGGTGCGCTAAGGAAATCTTGAGAGTATAAACAGAATCGCCAGGGAAGCACTCTCGGTGTTATGGGTCACATATTGCAGGACACCATGAGAGACGCGTATAAATACTTTTGATAATAATAGGGAAAGGAGCAAGCACGAAactgtttaaaaattattctgtTCCATTCATAGCCACAGCATTGAAatgctgtgtgtgtgtgtgtgtgtgtgtgggtatATATACATCACATCTAACACTCTTATCACCTCttgcacatcatcatcatcaccaagaaCAACAACGGAAGGTGTGAGCAATGGTGTGCCATTTCTATGTTGGCCTTACTTTGCTCATCAGCATTTGAATCAGATTTACATTTGTGATGTTCGGAAGACTGGTTTGAAGATGAAACATGATGAAAATGGCTTGATTACAAAGGAGGAGTTTAGAGATACAGTGGAACAGTTGATTGCCCATGGAAAGATCAAGAGGGCTCTTGCTTTGAAGGAAATGATCATCAAGAGTATTGATAAAGGATGGTTCTTTTGAGAATTCTCATACTCTCATTACCGCCATGAAAGATGGCGTTTAGTGGCTTGTTAATTGGTATTTCTCAGTTTTGTTTATGGATCATATCAATTGTTCAGATTGAGCTAGAACAATTCTGATCATAATAACTTCAAAAGAGAAAACATTGATCAATTCAAACATGCTGAAGTGTACATCAGAAGAACAAAAATTCCAATTAAGAAGAAATCTTCATCTAAATTGAGTTCATTCACTAACTCATTCGATTATAGAGGTTGATGAAACTCAGCAGTAAGCTTCTCATTTGGAGTTCAATTGGATACATTGTATTCAGAATTAAGCCACTACAGGTATGTGCTTGAGCCAAGCATCCAGAGGCTTACCAATGGAGTAGACGATGAATCCAATTTCCCTGAGCTTCTCTGGGTCAACAACATTCCGGCCATCAAACAAAAATGCAGGTTTTTGCATATTGTCATAAATCTTCTTGTAATCAAGCTGCTTAAATTCATCCCATTCAGTAAGAATGCAGATTCCATGAGCTCCCTTGGTGGCTTCATACGCGTCCCAGGTGACCGTAACTTGCTTCACTGCTGAAGGGCTCATTGGCTGAAGGTGTATCGGATGATCCCAGTCGAACTTGTTCATCGTAAGGTCTCGCTGAATCTGGTCTTCAGTGACCTGAGGATCGTATATGCTTATCTTAGCTTTGTCACGTAATAGACCTTTGCAAACATCAATGGCCGCAGTCTCCCTTGTGTCTCCAGTATCCTTCTTGAATGCAAAGCCAAGAATTGCAATCTTCTTGCCGGAAACAGCGGTGAACATTGATGCCACAACCCTGTTGACAAACCTCGTCTTCTGGTAGTCATTGATCTTGACAACTTGTTCCCAGTAGTGAGCTACCTCTGGAAGGCCATTGCACTCACAAATGTAAACCAGATTGAGTATATCTTTCTGAAAACAAGACCCTCCGAAGCCAACACTGGCATTCAAGAACTTGGGactgatcctcgtgtctttccCCACAGCATAGGCCACCTCTTTGCAATCGGCTCCAGTGGCTTCACACAATGCCGAAATGGAATTCACTGATGATATTCTCTGCGCCAGAAATGCATTTGCTGCAAGCTTAGATAGCTCTGCAGACCATAGATTTGTGGTTATGATTCTGTCTTCTGAAACCCAATTGGAGTAAACTTCTTTCAGTGTTTCTATAGCTTTCTGACCCCCTGGTGTCTCCCGCCCGCCGATGAGCACACGGTCTGGATAGAAAAGGTCTTGGATGGCTGTCCCTTCTGCGAGGAACTCTGGGTTTGATAGTATCTGAAAATTGATGCCTTTGCTATTGTGCGTCAAAATCTTCTCAATTGCTTCGGCAGTTTTAACCGGAACAGTGGATTTCTCAACCACAATTTTGTCAGACTTTGCAACATCAGCAATCATACGAGCAGCGCTCTCCCAGTATGTTAGATCAGCAGCCTTGCCTGCACCAATACCACAGGTCTTTGTTGGAGTGTTCACTGAGACAAATATGATATCAGCTTCAGAGATGTGCTTCTCAGTGTCAGTACTGAAGAAGAGATTGACTCCTCTGCACTTCTTTACCACATCTTCAAGCCCAGGCTCATAAATTGGCAGTTGGTCACTGTTCCATGCAGTGATGCGAGCAACTGAGATGTCTACAACCACAACTTCGATGCTCGGACATTTGAGTGCAATCACAGCCATGGTAGGGCCACCCACATAGCCAGCTCCAATGCAACAGATCTTCACCATTTTTCACTGTCAAACAACCCTAAGAACAATCAAATTTCTAAGAAACAGGAGCTAAAGTTTCATAATTCACAAAGACAGCCATTTTGAGATCTTTCATGTAACTGATCAGAAGATCTTCACCATTCTTCTTTGTCAAACAATGCAAAAACAATCAAAGTGAAGAGCAAACCAAACATGCACAGTTTTAAGAAGTAGGATCTAAAACTCACATAGAAAAGCATTTTGAGATATTTCATGAAACTCAGACTAATAGCAAACAACACTAATGGCTATATAGTAAGCATATTACAACAGGCACAATGTCAGACAAACAATCCAAGTGTaaaacaaattaagtgtctACAGATTAAAGAAGCAGAATCTAAAGTTTCATAATATGCAAAGACAACCATTTCAAGAACTTAGattggaaaacaaaaacaataccaACATAATAAGGAATCTCAACAAACCTCTTGTCTTCAAAATAAGATCCTCAAGAAAAAGCAGAAAACTTTATTGCTTAAAGCTCCATTGATTTTCTTATCCATCAAATCCAAgatcaagaaataaaagaattcCACAAACAAACATAATCCAGAGTTACGTTACATCtgaatttcatcaaacacttgcaAGGCATCACGTTATAACAAGAACACATCCCAATCTAAACACAATAACCAAtaccaataataatataaaaagaaaaacactaaaaaattgAAAGCATTCATTCAATTGAACATAACCAGAAGAAAAACTCCAACTTTGAGTTGAAAAATGTTCACAAACATCAATGCTAAGCTCAAGACCCAACAAACAACACACAAGATAACAGATCAAACATggtaatattataaaaaagaatagcatcaattcaaacaaatcaaccagcaaaacaaggaaaagaagcAATCGAGCTGATGATGAGTCTAGATAATCACCTTCTTACTAGCAAATCAAATCACTTTCTTGTCCAGTTGAAGCAGAGAAACTCAGAACAAGAACTACGAATTcgaggtggaggtggtgatggtcaaggtttgtgtatatatatccacATGGATTGAAGTAAGGATATCTTTTTATATCTAGATACcccaacttaatttttttttttaaaaatggataaaccacgatcattaacatgaaaaaaaaaataaaataatatccaTTAACTGAAAAGATAAGATAATATCCATTAGCAGTGAAAGATATAGAAATCCAAAAAGCCgaagtaaattttaatattacgCATTCATCAATAAACTATTTCAACTaattatatttgattaaaatgatTTAGTGTATTTTTTTACCGTAAACTCACACCCATAACTAAAGAGCTGGTATTATCATATAAACCGATAAAACTTGAACTTCATATACTTGAAAATCTCACGTTACAATTTTTATTAGTGAAAATAATGCCATTGGGCTATGAACTGATTGGTTCAACTTTTATGGAAAATGATAATCTATGTTCTTTATGGACGTTTTAATTACAGTCGTTGAATTATTATTCAACGGTtggttgtttatttatataagtaatatatatatatatattttattgtttttatggtTACTATACGATAGTTGTCAAATTATCATCCAATGGGtttttagatttcaaatctagagaAATCTAGAAGCGTCTTTTGATTACCAGTCCTCAttctctaaatatatatatatatatatttatatatatatatatatatataaagcagtGTATTCTAGGGAAGTAtgtagatttttaaataaaaaatctatagaCATCCCTTGGATTATTTGCAAGCCCCCAAAATCTCtacctcaaatttttttaaaacaccttATATCGAAAGAACTAATTTTacttatttgaataaataaataaccttccttaattaaaaaactttattaTAGAAGGAAATACTATATTTTGTGTGCAATAATAAACATTggtgaaacaaaaaaaaaattatgataaataattaaagcttTTGtagggaggaaaaaaaaagaaattcatgGAGGcaagtcaacaaaaaaaaaatctcaggaacgtataaataattaaatgatgatTTATGGGGCTTTCTATAAATAAACGGGAAATGCACGAATCTTGAAACTCAAAGAACGGCATCGGAATCAGCCGCCAAAACCTCTCCCTTTCTCTCCATTTCCCCGCCTCCTTCAACCTCGAGCTCCATCCACCTCTGATCTATATCAATGGCGATTCGCAAGCTCCTCTCCCTTTCCTGGATGTCTATTGCCTTCCTGCTCCGCATTGACGGCGATGTCTTTGGCCGATCTCTTGCCAGCACACTCTGATAAGCCGCCGGTGATGGTGGGATCCAAGATCAAGAGACTGGACAACCCGGACCATCGCTTTCCTCCGCTACGCCTCCCCGCATCCTGTTCTCTCTGATCACGCCTCCATTCTCGCCGCCCCAGCCACCAGAGTCACCACCCTCGCATTGACGGCGCATTTCCTTGAACGGTGCGGCAGCTTGAAGAGGAGATTGAGAACATCCGCGGCCATCTCAAATGTGTATACAGGTCGAGGACCCTGCTTTTGATGAGAAACGGGTCAATCGGGAGCGTGATGTCATTCTTCGTGAAATGGAAGAGGTTCTGAAAACAACTAAACtcttttattattcattctttGCCATCTTTCTTGTATCTATCTTGTTGAATTTCGTTGCTTCTGATTGTTGTGGATGGATTGATCTGAAAAAGttcaaatttttatgaatacgatatgaatgcaaatCTTTGGTGGAGGTTTGATGAATTTATCTGCTGGATTTTGTGTTTCcttattaatttatcaatctGAGGATAGGTGGGATTGAACATGACTTTGATTTAGATATATGGATAAATTCCCTTCTCTTTGCTGAAATGTCTGTTAACtggaaaatataataatttgctAGTGTTATGAATTTGACTTACTGTTATGCATTATTATTTGCTGGACAGAGCGTTAAAAAATTGTATTACTCATTATTGTAagtgtgtttttgttttcacattgatttttgtttgagtGTTGTGTCTCTTTTGTTGATCCATTGTTGTCATTCAGATAATTTTGATCAAGATTTGTTGGATTTTAATATTGGATTAGTATGGGGTTGTACAACTGTATTTTTCATCAGAGTTCTATTGGTTGGAAATATTTAGGGAAATATCTGAGGGAAGGAGCGCTGTTTTCCTGGTCCATGACTGTTTGGTAATCCCACCTCAGAATTTTGGACTGCATCCCTAGTATTTGAACTGTGTATCACTCCTTTCATTCCTTACTCGTGATTTGTGAACACATATGCTAttcaaaagataaagcaatgtatcatttttgttttagtaaAAATGTTAAACGGTTCAGTTTGCACTTCAATGATTAAGGAACAATTCTAATATTTCATGGTAATATAGATagttgatttaatattttatcgCGCAACCTCTGATAGATGTCAAGTGAAAGTGCATCTAAACACTTTAACTGGATGAAGGTTAAGAGAAACTAAAGTTAATCTTGCAGGCGGAGTGGCAAACAGAAGAAGCATTTTTTACCATTTGCATGCAACTGCTTGCCACTACACTCCACTGGGCAGAACTATTCTTGGACCTGCTGCCAATATCAGAACAATTACCAAAGAATATATTAAGGCTTAAGGATTATATTTCAACCCATCACACAGCTCCTCGGATGGTATGGGCTCTAATTGGGTAGAGTAATAGACCTATTTTTGTcctgttttcatttttattttattttattttatttttatttttttgctttagcAAGGTGAACTGGTGAAGTACTTCTGAGTTTGCAATCATAATGGATATAAGTTCATCAATTCTTCTTGAAGTTATATCTTGTACCAAGCTTCTCCAATGTACTTTCTTCAGGTCATTTCTGCTGCCTGGGGCTGTTATGCATTAGGATGTAGTTGGGCTGGTGAAGAAGCTTTTTTCTGATCCGACAACTGCGTCTCAGTTTGTCTCCAAGGAGACAGCTATTTTTACTGGTTATGAGGTTGGTGGATGCTTGATTCTGTATTCTTTCAATTTGTTCATGTTACAGAGGAATCATTGTTGTGCATTTTGTAGGTTTGCATTATAGATGATGATAATCGTTTGCAGTTGCTTTCAATGGGGCATCCTGGACTGACCCTTATTCTGTTGCTTTGATGGTCATTTAATCAGCGCTAGATTCCTGGAATAAAAGAGTAGCTGGAGGAAAGCACATGGGGTGTGTTATTGCACCAACTTCACTGTTCACAACTTTTGGCTACCACTTCTGATCACCAGTTTTCATCTTTCTGTTCACAATTTCTCCTTATTTTGATCAATCTTTTAACAGTTCTGAGCTTGCACAGAGGAGTGCAATTAATGAAGTAGCTGAGAGCTTTGCGGCTTTTACTACATACTATAAGGACACCGGCCTTTGTGGTGTTTATGCAGTTGCAAAGGTTGCTCCAATTTTTGGCTTGCACAGAACCTACTCTAGAAGAGTTTTTATCCATCATGGTGGTAAATCTGTCTAGTTAAGATGAACATTTCGTTGAATTCTGAGGAATGCttgtcaaaatattaaaaaaaaaaccacgcACTTCTTTTGCTCATTTTAGCACTTCATTTGTCAATTTAAGATGGGCTTCATAAATATCacttcaaatttgaattttcaacttggggaatatcttttttttcctttgaattgTTAGCTTGTCCAAAGGATGCTAATACCCGTTTCAATACTCATGTTTGCTGAGGTTAGCTGCTGCTTGTATTATACTCATGTTCTAGATGCTGTCTATCACTCACTTCTCCACATGCACTTGACATTGCTTGTGAGGccttttcttcattaatttcaCATGCCAATTCACAGGATCTTCCATGATAATGTTCTCCATTTCCGTTGACTCAAATGCACTTAATGAGTTGATTTGTGTAGCACTAACATTATGCTTATTCTTAGCTGCACATAGGCGTTGAAAGATTTTTACGAATTTGAATTTTGTGCAAATCTTTAggtacatatttatattttggtgacTTATTAAGAGATGCGGAAAAGTATGGTATCTCTGTAGGATGTTAAAACCTTTGTAATAcaatttcttcctcttcttcatacAGCCTGATTGCTTGGATGATTTGGTTTATGCTATTATGTACGAGATCAACAAGTTGCCTTACCGTGTTTCAGAAGCTGATGGAACTTGTGCTTGCAATCAGGTACTACTGGTGCTTCTGGCACATATATTTTGTGAATCATTTAATATGTACTTTGCCAAAGCTTCTGTTATAGAAGCCCAGCATATGATGTGTACCATTTTTATCATAGAGTAGGCTATGTGCGGCTGCATCTTAGATTTAACAGATGGTATATCCTGAATAGTGTATATTATTAAATCGCATTTCATAAAGACTCAGTTTGTTTATTCTTAAGATGATGACTGACCACtggaatttttttatgcatCCTATCCAGTTGTTTGAACATTAAATCAGCTCTATTCTATGTTGTATCCTTGTAATTTTAATCAATGCATTTTTACAGCTGAAATCTTCTTTTCAACTTCACATCATCCGATTGCTGAGGATATAGGTAGACAGGCAAAGTAGATAAGAACTTGCTGGTTGACTTTTGGTAATCTAATTTCATTTATAATCcattataattcattttctaCATGCAGCTACTTACCTATGGTCACAGAATTCCTCTTCCCGAGCTCTTTGCTAGGATCAGCGCAGTTCACGCGGGCACTATCAAGTGTTTAGCAAACTGCATCATCTATGATCAGGTAACATATAATGCTCGTCCGATGATGGAAAGCTGCATGAATAGGAGTTTATGTTTACATTCCTCGGCatcttatattttcaatttctctACAGAATGTTGCTATCGCTGCCATGGATCCTATTAAGAAGCTCTCAGACTACAACTGGTTGCAGGTGCTGCACATTTCTCCTCTGCTGTTAGCTTCCTCATCTGCTCTAATTTTTTACCATTATTTCAACCTGAAATTTCACCTccattttattatgattattattattattcaataaaaatggataaactactGCTTCATTGAATTTAACTTTCACCTCCCTTTTACTCATTATACTTGTTACAAATTCTTGAACTTTTAtacgttttctttttcatatatacacCCAATACAACCTCACAATTTTGTCAATAATAATATGCACATCCAAGGACCATGTCTTCTCCATGAGAAATTAAGCTACATTGATATAATGATGTGTTcattttattcttcaattaaacagagttttttatttttttccaatgttTAGTTACAAGACTGAAATGCttcaatgataaaaataaacattaaagatATGGAGTACTAGtgtttttaactatatatattataaaaaagacACGAATCTTAAAGGCAAACGTGTCACGGTAAAAAAGGATACGAGAGTTGATAGGGGAGTTGGCCGTTGAAACCCAAAAGGGCGGAAAGGGCGAAGCAGTGAGCGCTTCGATCAAATCGAACGGAGGGCTTAGATTTCATCCATCGCCGCTCTTCGTTTCCTC contains:
- the LOC120283517 gene encoding UDP-glucose 6-dehydrogenase 5-like codes for the protein MVKICCIGAGYVGGPTMAVIALKCPSIEVVVVDISVARITAWNSDQLPIYEPGLEDVVKKCRGVNLFFSTDTEKHISEADIIFVSVNTPTKTCGIGAGKAADLTYWESAARMIADVAKSDKIVVEKSTVPVKTAEAIEKILTHNSKGINFQILSNPEFLAEGTAIQDLFYPDRVLIGGRETPGGQKAIETLKEVYSNWVSEDRIITTNLWSAELSKLAANAFLAQRISSVNSISALCEATGADCKEVAYAVGKDTRISPKFLNASVGFGGSCFQKDILNLVYICECNGLPEVAHYWEQVVKINDYQKTRFVNRVVASMFTAVSGKKIAILGFAFKKDTGDTRETAAIDVCKGLLRDKAKISIYDPQVTEDQIQRDLTMNKFDWDHPIHLQPMSPSAVKQVTVTWDAYEATKGAHGICILTEWDEFKQLDYKKIYDNMQKPAFLFDGRNVVDPEKLREIGFIVYSIGKPLDAWLKHIPVVA